TTGACGGGGGATTTTCTGCGCAGTAAGGAAGGTCTCTCTGATAATCGTCTGCGCCTGTAATGCGTCCTTGTATTTTGTTGATACACGTGGAGAGTAGCACATGGCAAAAAAATCTACCCAAAAAAGCTCCTGGCGCTCGGCAGTTACACAATTCGATAAGATAGCGGAATTAATGAAGCTGTCCGAGGGAATACGACAAATTCTCAAGAATTTTGATCGTATCCTGACCGTTAGTATTCCCGTAAAGATGGATAATGGCACAACGACTTCATTTACTGGGTTTCGCGTACAGCACAACTCTGCACGTGGTCCTTATAAGGGTGGAGTTCGATATCATCCCGACCTTACACTTGAAGATTTAAAGGCGCTGGCTATGGAAATGACGTGGAAATGCTCTTTGGTGGATTTGCCTTTCGGCGGGGCCAAAGGAGGAGTTATTTGCAACCCAAAGGTTATTTCAATTCATGAATTGGAAAGGCTTACGAGGCGTTATACCTATGCCCTTATGCCTATTATCGGTGTTGAAAAAGATATCCCCGCTCCAGATGTAAATACCAACGAGCAAATCATGGCTTGGATAATGGATACGTACAGCATGAATAACGGGTATTGTTCTCCGGGCATTGTGACGGGGAAACCTCTTGATATTGGAGGAACTTTAGGGCGTATAGACGCAACGGGACATGGGATAGCCTTTACGGTTTCCAATACCATTAAATATAAAAGGCGCAGTTTAAAGGGCCTTAAAGTGGCGATTCAAGGGTATGGGAATGTGGGGTCTGCTGTCGGCAAATTCCTGAGTCAGATGGGGTGTAAGATTGTAGCCGCAAGCACTTCAAAAGGCGGTGTTTATAATATCAAAGGGCTTGAGCACTCCGCGCTTATGAACTATTATACGGAAAATGGCTCTTTTCAACAATTTCCCCAAGCGGAAGCGATTACCAATGACGCGTTACTGGAGCTTCCCTGTGATATCCTTATACCTGCCGCAATGGCAAACCAGATTACCGAAGACAATGCAGACAAGATAAAAGCGAAAATAATCGTAGAGGGCGCTAACGGACCTACGACTCCCGAGGCAGATCATATATTGAGCGAACGCAAAATTCTTGTTGTTCCGGATATCCTGGCGAATGCAGGAGGCGTCATTGTTTCCTATTTTGAAAGAGTACAAGACGTACAGAGTTATTATTGGTGTGAAAATGATGTAAACGAAAAACTTGAAAATCTTATGGAGCGTTCATATGAAACCGTTTACCGTTTTGCTCAGAAAAACAAACTCAGCTTACGCACTGCTGCAATGATGTTAGCGATAAAAAAGGTTACGAACGCAATACTTGTACGGGGCATATATCCATAATATATTTGGGAATAGGGGTTATAACTATCATGAAGTATGAAAATTTTAATGATCTGGAAGCTTTAGATATTGCGGTAAATATGGAAAAAGAAGGTTTTGACTTTTATACCGTTTTGAAGGAAAATGCCAAAGAGAAAAAGGTAAAAGAACTCTTTTCCCGGCTTGCTTTGGAAGAAAAAAAACATCTGGAGCTTTTTCAAAAAGCTTATAATGAAATAAATGATTCAGTCAGCCCGGTTCACGGCTGTGAAGACTATACGGTGGATGCGTATCTAAAACATTTGGTTGATACGGGTGTGTTTAGTCAAAAAAACGAGGCGAAACAACTGGCTACGGAAATAAAAACAGATAGAGAAGCATTGAAAATAGGAATTCAGGCAGAAAAGGATGCAATCCTTTATTACAGTGAAGCTGTAAAAAACACGAAAAATGCTGCAGGGAAAAAGATCTTTGATCAATTGGTTGCTGAGGAAAGAAAACATCTCGAGATATTATCAGAATACCTGAAGGTATTAAAGGAAAAGCCATTATAGCACGATATTCCGGTCTGTTACGAGTAAGACAACGGTATGAGAATCAATGAATGAATATATTTGCAAGGGTTTTTGCTTCTGAAAATCATCCGCTATGCAGATATCCACTCCGTTTACATATATGACAAATCGTTTCTTTTTTATTTTTCTTGCCTGAAATCTCGCTTCGCGCCGCCCGATACATATCATTATTCCATATTTTCGCGAAAGAATGTTCGTTTATATTTCCAAATGCAAACTTTTCACTGTATACTGCACAGCAGGGTAAGACACTTCCATCCCAGTTAATCACCGTTTCTGCCCACGGCAACATGCATCCGATTCGTTTCTTTCTCTCTGTCGTGAGGACCGTATATGCAGGATTTTCTGGTATCCATGCCTTGTCTCTCTCCAGCGCTTTTCGTGTTGTTTCAAAAGCTTCCTTGCCCATATCGGGTCTCATTTTTGATATTTTGATTTTGATGCCCATTTTACGGGCAAGTTCCCGTGCCTTTTCTATCTCATGCTCATTATGTTTAAATACATGAAACAACCATATAAGCTTTGTATCACAGTGAGATAATTCCTTTTTCTTTTGAACCAGGCTTTTCATATTATTCATAACCAGGGAAAAATTACCACCTACGTGATATTTTAGATACGTTGCCGGACTTACGCCGTTACAGGATATATAGATTACCTTCAGGCCTGCTTTTAATAAGGGTTCTCTCATATCGTTTTTCATATTCAGGGAAAGATTTGTGCTGATCTTTATGTCTATACCATGCTCTTTTGCGTAGGAAATCATCTTCAACAAATCTTTATGAAGTAGTGGTTCTCCCCAGTTATATAGCCGTATCATGTTAAGATTTTGACCAATTTCGTCAATCACCTTTTTAAATAGATGAAACGAAATGAATCCCTTTTGAGCGCTCGTGTCTTGCTGTCCCGTGGGACACAACGGGCATCGCAGGTTACATACATTTCCTGATTCTATTGATATTTTTGTGGGGTAGTAGGGAAGAGAAGATTTTCCGAGAAAGGAATACATACGAGGTAAAACGGAATTAAACATTTTTTTCATTTTCGTTATTTTTCTTCTCATTGTTTCGTATCTGTTCCCAGAGTTTCACATATTTGACAAAAATATAGAAGGCGTTTGAAACTGCCAAAATAAATCCCGGTAAACCATCCAGCAAACCCCGTTTCAAAATATATACCTTGATAAATTTGTAAAGAGGCCTTAGCACTAATTGAAAAAGGCTGAATCCCTTACCCCGTTCAAGCATAACAGAGGCAAAAATATCGGAATAATTATCTATGGTCTTTAATTGGTGAGAGAAGTTTTTATAATTAAAGTGGAACATACTATGTTTCAGGCGCCTTGTTTTACCTGATACAAATACCCTCCCGTGTGGGTTTGTTCCCTGCCATTTCCCGTGTTCCCTCTTAAAAAGTCGTAATTGATAATCGGGATACCAATCTCCATGATAGATCCACTTTCCAAGATAGCGGCTCAGTCTGGGGAAAAAGAATCCAACGATATCTTTCGGATTATGAAGTGCTTCCTGGACTTCACGAATCAGATCACCGGATAACCTTTCATCCGCATCCAGGGAGAGTATCCAATCATGTCTGGCCAAACCAATACTATAGTTCTTCTGCTCAATGTTTCCCGGCCATGTCCTTTGATAAACCCTTTCCGTATATTCTTTGCAGATCTCTACCGTATTGTCAGAACTGTAAGAATCTACGACGATAATTTCAGCAACCCATTTGATACTTTCAAGACAATCACGAATACGGGACGCTTCATTCAAAGTTATAATACAAGCAGATATGGAAAAATTTTGATTCATTTCGATAACAAAGAGATTTGAAGGGGGAGAAGAAAACTTGTTATTGAAGCGTTTTTTCGTTCTCTGGTGACAATTTTGATGTATTTTTCACAAGCTACCGGTAAAAAAAAGATTCCTTGAGCGCCTCTATGAGCAATTTTTACCATGAAACATGCTGGACACTTATTCTGTTTCCTCCTCATACTTTTCTTCGGCATCTGTTTCTTGAGGAACCACGCGTGCAACAGAAACCAGTTTGTCTCCTTCTTCAACGGAAAAGAGTGTAACTCCCTGTGTATTTCTTCCAATGGTTCGAATGGCGCTCACCGGGGTGCGAATAGTTTTTCCCCGGATTGTAATCATAATCAATTCATCTTCGTCCTTGACATCAATCAATGCCACGACATTTCCGTTTCTCTTTGTAGTTTTAATATTGATGACTCCCTGCCCACCCCTGCGGTGAACGGAGTATTCTCCAAAATCTGTGCGTTTTCCAAAGCCCTTCTCACAAACTGCCAGCAGGGAGGCCTCTTCGTCCACAACGACCAGATCTCTGACCTTGTCGTTTCCCTTGAGAGTGATACCTTTTACTCCTCTTGTTACACGCCCAACAGACCGAACATCTTTTTCTGAAAAACGCATAGCCTTTCCCTGTTCGGTTCCAAGTATAAGGTCTTGTTTTCCTGTCGTTAATTTAACACCGATCAGCTTGTCTTCCTCATCCAGGTTGATGGCCATAATACCGCCTTTTTTCGGATTACCATAGGCCTTTAAAACAGTTTTTTTGATAATCCCGTTACTGGTTGCCATCACTAACTGCCGTTCATCAAAATTACGGACCGGAATAAGAGAGGTAACAGTTTCTTCCGGCCTAATCTCCAGCAAATTAATCAAAGCACGTCCTTTTGCCATTCGGCTCATTAGAGGGATGTCATAGACCTTGAGCCAGTATACTCGTCCCTGGTCCGTAAAAAACAGTATATAGTCATGTGTTGACGCTACAAATAAATGCTCTATAAAATCTCCTTCCTTCATTTCCGCACCGGAAACACCTTTGCCTCCCCGATGTTGTTTTCGGTAAGAGCTTAATGGTAACCGCTTAATATATCCTTCGTGACTAATAATAACAGCCACGTCCTCTTCAGCAATAAGGTCTTCCATGTTTAAATCCGTAACCGCATCAATAATCTCTGTACGGCGTTTATCACCAAAACGGTCTTTGATTTCACGGACATCCGTTTTAATAATTTCCAGGACACGTTTTTTATCATTAAGAATTGCCTGATATTCTTTGATATCGGCACAGAGTTTTTTGTATTCTTCTTCTATCTTCCCCTGCTCAAGTCCTGTTAACCTTTGAAGTTTCATATCCAGGATGGCATTTGCCTGAATTTCCGTAAGGTGGAAGTTTGTCATCAGGCCCTGGCGAGCATCCACGGCGGAATCGGACGCCTTGATCAATGCAATGATTTCATCTATTCTTTGAAGCGCAATTTTTAATCCTTCCAGTATATGGGCTCTGTTTTGAGCCTTTTCCAGTAGATACCGGGTTCTGCGTATAATAACTACTTTTCGATGTTCAATATAGTAGACCAGCATTTGCTTCAAGTTGAGCGTTTCCGGTCTATTGTTGACCAGGGCAATCATAATTATGCTGAAACTGTCCTGAAGTTTTGTGTGCTTGTAAAGTTGGTTTAAAACGACTTCTTCGTCTTCGCCTCTTTTCAAGTCAATGACGAGTCTGCTTCCTTCCCGATCGCTTTCATTACGGATATCAGAAATGCCCTTAATTTTTTCTTCTCGCACCAATAAAGCGATGCGTTCAAGAATATTGTCCCTGTTCAGTTGATAGGGTATCTCGGTTACAACAATGCTTTGTTTCCCGCTTTTGGAGGTCTCTATATGTGCCCGTGCCCGCACCGTAATCGTTCCACGGCCGGTATGATATCCTTCCTGGATACCTTTTGTGCCGCATATTGACGCTCCTGTTGGAAAATCAGGGCCTTTAATCACCTCCATGAGCTCATCAATGGTAACTTCAGGATTTTCAATTATCATGACAATCCCGTCACAAATTTCATTTATATTGTGAGGCGGAATGCTTGTCGCCATACCAACCGCAATGCCTGAACATCCATTACAAAGTAAATTTGGGAACTTAGAGGGCAGTACCTCAGGCTCCATTCGAGTATCATCATAGTTGGGTGTATAGTCAACTGTCTGCCTCTCCAGATCTTCCATGATGACTACGGTAATCTCTGTCATCTTGGCCTCTGTATAACGCATCGCTGCTGGCGGGTCTCCATCAATGGATCCAAAATTTCCCTGTCCCATAATCAAGGGATATCGGTAGTTAAAATCCTGCGCCATACGGACGAGCGTTGGATAGACTACCTGTTCTCCGTGGGGGTGATAATTACCGGTGGTATCGCCTGCTATCTTGGCACATTTTCTGAATTTTGCGCGAGGGGTTAGATTCAGATCATTCATGGCGACAAGGATACGCCTTTGGGACGGCTTTAATCCGTCTCTTACATCTGGAAGCGCCCGGCTCATGATGACACTCATGGCATAGCTCAGATAGGAATCCTTCATTTCTTCTTCAATGAATAAATCTTTTATATTTTCTTTTCTCTCACTCATTTATAATTTTCCTCAGCAACAAATACACCGTTGTTTTTTTCTTCCTTAATAGTTGTAGATGGACCATGACCCGGCAATACAATCGTTTCAGCGTCAAGGATAAAGAGCCTCTCTGTAATGGAGCGGATAAGTTTTTCTCTGCTGCCTCCGGGAAAGTCTGTACGGCCAACACCATCTTTAAAAAGAGTATCGCCGGAAAATAAAACAGGAGGTTGTTTGTTTTCCCGGTTTCTGCTGAGTAAACATATTCCGCCAGGGGTGTGGCCGGGGGTATGAATTATCTCAAAATAATATTCCGCTATGGAAATGGTATCTCCATCTTTAAGTATTCGGTCCGCCAGAGGAGAACGTACGGTTTTGCTGCCGGAAAAAGCAGCAAGTATGGAAAGATTTCTTGCAGGATAGGGGAGCATGTCATTGTCTTCTTCATGAATACAAATTTGAATATCAGGAAACGCTTTTTTCAGCCTGGCATTCGCCCCTATATGATCCCCATGTCCATGGGTAATTACAATTGTTTTGGGAACAAGGTTTTTTTCGCTGAGAAGGGAAATGATGTTTTCCGCATCTGCGCCAGGATCAATGATCATTGCTTCGGAGGAAACATTCCCTGTAACAATATAACAACAAACATCTAGTGGGCCTACCGTTAACTTTTGAATATGCATACCAATTATTTTTTTTGCAAAAATTCTTCTATTAGATTTTTTAACTCAGTGGTGCCATTGTTGTCCCAGAGTCCTATGATCTTTCGTTCTCTTTCCGCATTCTCAGTTGAGTCTGACGCATGCGCCGCGTTTTTCATAATGTCTTCACCGTAGATCCTTCGTACCTTGCCTGGTACGCCTTTTTTGGAATCGGTGGGCCCCAGAATATCTCTAATTTTAGAAATGGCGTTTGGGCCGCGATAGAGCAGGGCAAGGCAACGCGCTGTTCCCGGCATTTTCCTTTCTTCCGGACTTACTATTTCAGGATCATATCCTGTCATATAGTGCACAATTTTATTAAATTCTGATTTGGCGTTAATGTCTTTCAATTGGTCAGATAATTGTTCCGCATGATTTTGAATAATGGCCGTCGGTACTTTAAAATTAAAAAGGCCTTGAAGGCATTCTTTCAGTTTCTCCGCAATCATTTCTGGCTGAGGCTTTAACTTTTCCCGAAATATAGTTATCAACGGACCATAAAATTCCTCTGCCTGGGCGATGCTCACTCCCAAAAGCTTTATACCTATTATATACAGTCCCGTTTGGGAAAACATGTCAATAATATTTCCCGGTAACGGGCTTTGCCTCTCAAAGGGTTTTAGTATCACCAAGGTTGTTTCCACTTTTTCTCCCTTGGGAAATTCAATAATATTCTCCAGTACTCCTCCGTCTTTTGGCAAATATTCTGCGAACAATGCAAGTTGTTTGTTATTGGTATGAGTATCTGCCGAATACAATACCGCAGGCTCAAAATATTCTACGCAACCATTTGCATTTTCAACAAAATCGCCGAAACTTCCCCGGATCGTATGTCCTTGAAAACGATTAATAGGTCCTATTACCTCATGTTCTAATTTTTCAATAGCATTCTGCCCTTTAAAAAAAAGAAGAACTGCGCGGTTGGTAATTCCAAATTTGTTCTCTTTTCGAAGGTGGCCATTTACATAATCAATCATCACCTTTCTCCATTCAGGTTTTATATCCTGTTCCTGAATGGTGGCACAATATTTTTCCACAAAGTCATTGCTCGGAGCGAACATTGTAGCCCCTACAAATTCTAAATCTGTTAATGAAAATAATCGACCGATGATTCCCCCCGTTCGACTTTTTAAGAGGCTGTAAGGTGTTATTAATGCATAGGTAAGCTCTTCTTCCATAGGTTTGTTTCTCTCCAAAAACAAAAAAATAATTTAGAATAAAATATCTAAAAAACGCACACAGGTATAAAGGTATAATAAACTGTACACATTCAGATTCAAGGATTGATGGACAAAATTTACGTGTAAATGGCAGGAATTATGTGCATTTCCATCCTCTCTTTCGTATTGTTCTGTCTGGATGGTTAAATAGCAAAAAAAATTAATAGTAACACAATACCTATTCGCAGGTCAAATACTTTCAAGCAGCTCAAGCGATACCACCTAATTGAACTGAAATGACTCTGAACCAAGGAGTTCTCGCGCATTGGATAAGAAGGCGTCTGTGACAGAGACGCAAAATTTATTGGAGGTTTTTATATGAAAACTACCTTGCCCCGGGGTAGTAATTTCAAAAAAAAGAGGGCACGTGCCGTGGTGATTCTTTATAAGTTCCTTTAATTGGACCAATTTTAACTCATCGAGGATGGCATCAAATCGAAGAGTTATGCTTTTAATTAAACGTAATAACGCATCCTTTTCAGTAACAATCTCCTTTACCCTCAGAGTGGGAATAGAACTCTTATAGCCAACGTTTCCCTTGACAAAAATAATCTCATCCATCTTTAAAAGGGCCTGGTATGCCTTCATCTCTTTATCAAAGGCAAGGCATTCAACTGCGCCCTGTGTATCTTCAAGGGTGATATACATCATGGGTGCCCCTTTTTTCGTAGTACTCTGTCTTAGATTGGTAATAATACCTCCGATAATCAAGTCTTCTCCTTCTGGTATTTCAGATAATTCAGCAGAAGAAACGGTAGATAATTGTTTGATTTTTTCCTTGTATGCATTTAAGGGGTGGGAGCTTAAATACAACCCGAGGCATTCCTTCTCTGCCTGACGATTTTCCTTCTCCGACCAACGCGGCACATCAAAATCTCTCCTCATAGTTTCATTTCCGAAGGTATCATCAAGGCCCATGCCAATATCAAAGAGCGATTTTTGACCTCTCTTTCTGTCTTTATTGACAATACCGCCTGTTTGCATTACTGTTTCCAGCTCTGCTAGAAGTTTTGCACGATGATCATTGAGAGAGTCGAAGCAGCCGGATTTGACGAGGCTTTCAATTACCTGCTTATTAACTGCCCGCATATCTACTCGTTTGCAAAAATCCAGAATGGAGGAGAAAGGACCTTCCTTTTGCCTGGATTGAAGAATCGCCTCAATGGCCTTTTCTCCGACATTTTTAATGGCTCCCAGGCCAAATCGTATTTTATTTCCATGAGAAATGGTAAAGTCATTCTGGCTTTCATTGCAATCGGGGGGCAGTATCTCGATACCCATTCGCCTGCAATCTTCTATATATTCCGTTATTTTATCCGTATTTTGCTTTTCACAACTTAATTGTGCAACCATATATTGAACGGGGTAATGGGTCTTCAGGTATGCAGTTTGATAAGTAATTACCGCATACGCTGCGGAGTGAGATTTATTGAAACCATATCCGGCAAAGTATTCCATGAGTTCAAATATGCTTACCGCGATGTCCACAGGAATATTGTTGGAGACAGCGCCCTTTACAAACTGGTCTTTGAATTGTGCCATGATTTCCGGTTTTTTCTTTCCCATTGCCTTGCGGAGATTATCGGCCTGATTCAAGCTGAATCCCGCTAAACGATTGGCGATTCGCATGACTTGCTCTTGATATAAAATAACCCCGTGGGTTTCTTTTAAAAGGGGCTCGAGTGATGGATGCAGGTAGGTAACGCGCTCTCTGCCGTGTTTTCGATTAATGAAGGAGTCCACCATTCCACTCTGCAGGGGGCCTGGTCGATACAACGCCACTAATGGTAAGATGTCTGCAAACGTATCCGGCTTTAGTTTTTTTAATAATTCTTTAAACCCACGACTTGTTTCCACCTGAAAGACGCCTTTCACATCACCTCGAGAGAGTAATTCATAGGTAGCCCTGTCGTCCATGGGAATTTTTGTCAGATCAATATCTTCCCCTGTTGTTTCAAGAATTCTCTTGAGGGCTTTATCGAGTACGGTTAATTTTCGAACACCCAGAAAGTCC
The Candidatus Brocadiaceae bacterium DNA segment above includes these coding regions:
- a CDS encoding radical SAM protein, whose translation is MKKMFNSVLPRMYSFLGKSSLPYYPTKISIESGNVCNLRCPLCPTGQQDTSAQKGFISFHLFKKVIDEIGQNLNMIRLYNWGEPLLHKDLLKMISYAKEHGIDIKISTNLSLNMKNDMREPLLKAGLKVIYISCNGVSPATYLKYHVGGNFSLVMNNMKSLVQKKKELSHCDTKLIWLFHVFKHNEHEIEKARELARKMGIKIKISKMRPDMGKEAFETTRKALERDKAWIPENPAYTVLTTERKKRIGCMLPWAETVINWDGSVLPCCAVYSEKFAFGNINEHSFAKIWNNDMYRAARSEISGKKNKKETICHICKRSGYLHSG
- a CDS encoding Glu/Leu/Phe/Val dehydrogenase — translated: MAKKSTQKSSWRSAVTQFDKIAELMKLSEGIRQILKNFDRILTVSIPVKMDNGTTTSFTGFRVQHNSARGPYKGGVRYHPDLTLEDLKALAMEMTWKCSLVDLPFGGAKGGVICNPKVISIHELERLTRRYTYALMPIIGVEKDIPAPDVNTNEQIMAWIMDTYSMNNGYCSPGIVTGKPLDIGGTLGRIDATGHGIAFTVSNTIKYKRRSLKGLKVAIQGYGNVGSAVGKFLSQMGCKIVAASTSKGGVYNIKGLEHSALMNYYTENGSFQQFPQAEAITNDALLELPCDILIPAAMANQITEDNADKIKAKIIVEGANGPTTPEADHILSERKILVVPDILANAGGVIVSYFERVQDVQSYYWCENDVNEKLENLMERSYETVYRFAQKNKLSLRTAAMMLAIKKVTNAILVRGIYP
- the gyrA gene encoding DNA gyrase subunit A — its product is MSERKENIKDLFIEEEMKDSYLSYAMSVIMSRALPDVRDGLKPSQRRILVAMNDLNLTPRAKFRKCAKIAGDTTGNYHPHGEQVVYPTLVRMAQDFNYRYPLIMGQGNFGSIDGDPPAAMRYTEAKMTEITVVIMEDLERQTVDYTPNYDDTRMEPEVLPSKFPNLLCNGCSGIAVGMATSIPPHNINEICDGIVMIIENPEVTIDELMEVIKGPDFPTGASICGTKGIQEGYHTGRGTITVRARAHIETSKSGKQSIVVTEIPYQLNRDNILERIALLVREEKIKGISDIRNESDREGSRLVIDLKRGEDEEVVLNQLYKHTKLQDSFSIIMIALVNNRPETLNLKQMLVYYIEHRKVVIIRRTRYLLEKAQNRAHILEGLKIALQRIDEIIALIKASDSAVDARQGLMTNFHLTEIQANAILDMKLQRLTGLEQGKIEEEYKKLCADIKEYQAILNDKKRVLEIIKTDVREIKDRFGDKRRTEIIDAVTDLNMEDLIAEEDVAVIISHEGYIKRLPLSSYRKQHRGGKGVSGAEMKEGDFIEHLFVASTHDYILFFTDQGRVYWLKVYDIPLMSRMAKGRALINLLEIRPEETVTSLIPVRNFDERQLVMATSNGIIKKTVLKAYGNPKKGGIMAINLDEEDKLIGVKLTTGKQDLILGTEQGKAMRFSEKDVRSVGRVTRGVKGITLKGNDKVRDLVVVDEEASLLAVCEKGFGKRTDFGEYSVHRRGGQGVINIKTTKRNGNVVALIDVKDEDELIMITIRGKTIRTPVSAIRTIGRNTQGVTLFSVEEGDKLVSVARVVPQETDAEEKYEEETE
- a CDS encoding MBL fold metallo-hydrolase, which codes for MHIQKLTVGPLDVCCYIVTGNVSSEAMIIDPGADAENIISLLSEKNLVPKTIVITHGHGDHIGANARLKKAFPDIQICIHEEDNDMLPYPARNLSILAAFSGSKTVRSPLADRILKDGDTISIAEYYFEIIHTPGHTPGGICLLSRNRENKQPPVLFSGDTLFKDGVGRTDFPGGSREKLIRSITERLFILDAETIVLPGHGPSTTIKEEKNNGVFVAEENYK
- a CDS encoding ferritin family protein, with the protein product MKYENFNDLEALDIAVNMEKEGFDFYTVLKENAKEKKVKELFSRLALEEKKHLELFQKAYNEINDSVSPVHGCEDYTVDAYLKHLVDTGVFSQKNEAKQLATEIKTDREALKIGIQAEKDAILYYSEAVKNTKNAAGKKIFDQLVAEERKHLEILSEYLKVLKEKPL
- a CDS encoding glycosyltransferase family 2 protein; protein product: MNQNFSISACIITLNEASRIRDCLESIKWVAEIIVVDSYSSDNTVEICKEYTERVYQRTWPGNIEQKNYSIGLARHDWILSLDADERLSGDLIREVQEALHNPKDIVGFFFPRLSRYLGKWIYHGDWYPDYQLRLFKREHGKWQGTNPHGRVFVSGKTRRLKHSMFHFNYKNFSHQLKTIDNYSDIFASVMLERGKGFSLFQLVLRPLYKFIKVYILKRGLLDGLPGFILAVSNAFYIFVKYVKLWEQIRNNEKKNNENEKNV
- a CDS encoding DNA polymerase III subunit alpha gives rise to the protein MSKSNFVHLHVHSEYSLLDGTCRINDLIDKAVQNGMPAVALTDHGNMYGAIDFYEQAKSKGIKPVMGFEAYVTRGSRLDKESKNGKEALGHITLLAENNEGYQNLLKLTTSAYLEGFYYKPRIDKDLLRKHSKGLICLSGCMASEINRSLLNNSFEDAVNLAKEYREIFGPDHFYLEIQNNKMKQQERLVSHAAEIGKKLQIPLVATNDVHYMDRDDAIAHDALLCINTGKLLTDTKRLRFDTDEFYFKNAHEMHAIFPHLPEAIENTVKIADRCTVEMTFGKLRLPRFTPPQGMTNSVYLRKLCEEGAVKKYGSLHPHILERLNYELEVIEKTGFVAYFLIVWDFIHCAIKHRIPATGRGSGAGSIVAYVLNITNIDPIENDLLFERFLNAERISMPDLDIDFCAEGREKIIKYVREKYGGDCNVAQIITFGTMKAKAVIRDVGRVMNIALSEVDKVAKLIPNVLNITLEEALEQEPALRSLYEREKHIHKLFEISKKLEGLCRHASVHAAGIVISDEPLDNYVPLAKKGDVVTTQFYDEILVDKLGLLKADFLGVRKLTVLDKALKRILETTGEDIDLTKIPMDDRATYELLSRGDVKGVFQVETSRGFKELLKKLKPDTFADILPLVALYRPGPLQSGMVDSFINRKHGRERVTYLHPSLEPLLKETHGVILYQEQVMRIANRLAGFSLNQADNLRKAMGKKKPEIMAQFKDQFVKGAVSNNIPVDIAVSIFELMEYFAGYGFNKSHSAAYAVITYQTAYLKTHYPVQYMVAQLSCEKQNTDKITEYIEDCRRMGIEILPPDCNESQNDFTISHGNKIRFGLGAIKNVGEKAIEAILQSRQKEGPFSSILDFCKRVDMRAVNKQVIESLVKSGCFDSLNDHRAKLLAELETVMQTGGIVNKDRKRGQKSLFDIGMGLDDTFGNETMRRDFDVPRWSEKENRQAEKECLGLYLSSHPLNAYKEKIKQLSTVSSAELSEIPEGEDLIIGGIITNLRQSTTKKGAPMMYITLEDTQGAVECLAFDKEMKAYQALLKMDEIIFVKGNVGYKSSIPTLRVKEIVTEKDALLRLIKSITLRFDAILDELKLVQLKELIKNHHGTCPLFFEITTPGQGSFHIKTSNKFCVSVTDAFLSNARELLGSESFQFN
- a CDS encoding nucleoside-diphosphate kinase, which gives rise to MEEELTYALITPYSLLKSRTGGIIGRLFSLTDLEFVGATMFAPSNDFVEKYCATIQEQDIKPEWRKVMIDYVNGHLRKENKFGITNRAVLLFFKGQNAIEKLEHEVIGPINRFQGHTIRGSFGDFVENANGCVEYFEPAVLYSADTHTNNKQLALFAEYLPKDGGVLENIIEFPKGEKVETTLVILKPFERQSPLPGNIIDMFSQTGLYIIGIKLLGVSIAQAEEFYGPLITIFREKLKPQPEMIAEKLKECLQGLFNFKVPTAIIQNHAEQLSDQLKDINAKSEFNKIVHYMTGYDPEIVSPEERKMPGTARCLALLYRGPNAISKIRDILGPTDSKKGVPGKVRRIYGEDIMKNAAHASDSTENAERERKIIGLWDNNGTTELKNLIEEFLQKK